The window ACGAGATTCCAACGTTCTTCGAGGAATTATTCACTGACTTCGGACAGGAAGGTGCCTACGCGGACATCGACCTCCAGACAATCGAAGGCGATATCGCGTTCATCACGTGGCACGGAGAGACACCGGACAACGTCTACGAGTTCTGCACGGACACGTTCGTAGTCGAAGATGGGGTCATCACTACCCAGACGTTCGCTGGGAAAATCGAATCGAAGTGAGTCGTATCCACGTCGGTACTTCCGACACTGGCTATCGAACGACCACGAGTACGCAGTCAGGACATTTTCGTTGGACCGGCGCAGTTGCCGGCAGGTCTGTGTAGAGACCAGCCCCCTCGCGTTGCCTCCCGATTTCAGTCGTCGGCTGGCATCTCACACTCGAACGTCCCGAGTTGGTCTTGTAAGCCGCCAGTCTGCCCCCTGAGTTCGCCGAGTTGTGCTCGAATCTCTGAAATCGTCGTCGCTCTGGCCTCAGCTTGGCTAGCGAGTGTGTCACTTTGCTCCGCAATGTCTCGCGAGCGGTCGGCGACTCTGATGATTGCGTCGACTACCTCTTCGGTCGTTCGAGCGCCGTCGTCGGTCGCTGCGGCGACTTCGTCGACCGAGACGTCGACACCTTCGACTATCTCAGTGACGTCTGCGAACGCTTCACCGGCGTCAGTTGTCGTCGACTTTCCGGTCTGTATCTGCACCTTCGTCTGCTGCATCTCTTCCTGAACACGTTCGACGTCTTCGACTGTCTCGTCGATGGTCTGCTCGATTGCGGACGAGTGGTTCTGGGTCTCGTCAGCGAGGGATTTGACTTCGTTGGCAACGACAGCGAACCCTTCGCTCCCGCTCGAAGCACGTGCAGCCTCGATGTTGGCGTTCAGTGCGAGCGTGTTCGTCTGCTCGGCAATCGACTCGATGAGGTCGGTGCTCTTCGAGACGTCGTCCATCCGGGCGTCGAGTGATTCGACTAACTCTGCAAGCTCACTGATGCTCTGTTCGATGTTCTCGATTGCTTCGATTGCGTCTGTCGCGGTTCCCGTTCCCGACTCGGCCGCCGCTGCTGCACTGCTGGCTTCGTCCGAGACTTGGTCGGCGTTCGCGGCAATCTCTTCGATGGTCGCCGAGAGACTGCTCAACTCGTCGGTGGTCGATTCGAGGTCGTGTGCCTGCTCACGCACGTCCGTGGCAAAGGTACGAACGTCCGCTGCTAGTTGCCGCTGTGTCCGTTCGAGTGTCTCGGCGTCGTCGTGGACCGACTGTGTCGTCTGCTCGACAGTCGTCGCGAAGTCTCGTAAGTCTACGATGGTCGCCGAGAGTTCTCGTTTCATCTCCACGAACGCGTCACTTATCTCTTCGATGGCCTCGATATCGGTCTCTTCCGGCGGGCTAGCAGTGAAATCCCCCTCCGAGACTGCGTCCATGGCCGTGGCGAGTTCGTCGGCTTGAACGACTAGCTGGTCGTTCAGACGCTCGACTTTCGCCTTCGCCTCTTGACTGTCTTCGAGGTTCTGCATCTTCTGTTTGGTCTCTTCGCGAGAGCGCTCGATCGAGAACCAGTTCGTTACGAGCGCGCCGGAGAGTGCGAGAAGGAACACCGCGTGAACTACCGCCCATCCCATCGGCCTCGCCACGGCGTCCGGGTGGTTGTATACCATCTCAGGGTACGACATTCCGAAGATACCGTGCTCGACGGCGACGTACAGGACGCCGGCGACGAACGGAACCCAGTCCTCGTAGACTGCGATGACGCCGACGATGACGAAGAAGTGAAAGTGTGCCTCGATGAACCCGCCGGAGAAGTACACGAGAATCGCCGAACACGTCATCAACCCTACCGACGCGAGTGCGCTTCGTATTCGGCGTGAGAACCACGGTGCGAGTGCCGCGAGCGCGAAGCCGAGGATTATGCCGGTGCCGGCGAGGGCGTGTTCGGTGGGGACGGCCGTGAAAGTCGCCCCTGTGAGTAGTGATTCTGTCCCGGTGTACGACCCGAGGAGGAACAACGCTGGCGCATGTGCGACGAGAAGTAAGACGATATTTCTGTGCCGACGCCGCCACGCTTTGTCGGGTATCGAATCTCCCTTTGGAATATACCTGATTACTCTCTGAAACTTGTTCGCCACTTTACGGAGTGTGGTATCGGTACCTCCCGGGTCTACGGTTCTTGGTCCCATGGTTATCTCCAAAAAACGTGACGTAAAATGTGTTCCTTCCCCCATATCAGACCTGATAGCCCCGATACCCGCGATGAGCGGTCGTTCGGTGACGCTGGATATATGGTGGTGCTGAGCGCCTCCATCGACCACCGTGCCGACGCGCGCACCTGTTCGTCGTCACCCCGTTTCGACCACCGACAGAACTAACGACGCGCGATTGGTCATAGGACTACGATACCGAGTATGGGTGAGAACGATATCCGCGCGCTCTCGGCGAGTGCCCAAACAGGGGCAGGTAGTCGCGAGAAGAGTCACGAACAGAGTGTGATTCCGACCCCAACGGGCCACTTGGAGTACGGCGGCGCACCGAAACAACGTGTAGATGGCGCGCGACTGGCCGCGCATTCTCGGACACAAACTGACAGGAACCCTCGCTCACGACCCAACCGATGACCGGTGAAGCCCGTACCCCGGAGGGTGAGACCGGTCCTCTCGACGGACTCACCGTCGTCGACGCGTCCCGTGTCCTCGTGGGCCCATTCTGCACGATGCAACTCGGTGACCTCGGTGCGGACGTCATCAAGATAGAACGCCCCGGTGTCGGCGACCAGACCCGTGGCTGGCGACCGCCATCGTACGGCGACACCGAGGAGAGTGCCTACTACCTGAGTATCAACCGCAACAAGCGTTCGGCCACGCTCGACTTCTCGACCGATGCGGGGCGCGAGGTGTTTCGTGACCTCGTGGGCGAGGCCGACATCCTCGTCGAGAACTTCCGAGTCGGAACGATGGAGCAGTGGGGCCTCGGCTACGAGGACCTCCGCGCAGAGAACCCGGAGTTGGTCTACTGTTCGCTCTCCGGATACGGTGAATGGGGGCCGCACAAAGACCGCCCTGCGTACGACATCATGATGCAGGCCGAAGGTGGTATGATGAGTATCACCGGCGAGGAGGACGGTCCCCCCGTTCGAGTCGGCGTCGCCATCGCGGACATCGGGGCAGGGATGTACGCCACACAGGCGATTCTCGCCGCCTTACTGCATCGTGAACTCGGTGACGGGACCGGGCAGAAAGTCGACGTCAGCCTCCTCGATGGACA is drawn from Haloferax litoreum and contains these coding sequences:
- a CDS encoding nuclear transport factor 2 family protein, giving the protein MKTTEEVLGHHLKTFAEGDMDGILADYDDSSVVITPEETYRGLDEIPTFFEELFTDFGQEGAYADIDLQTIEGDIAFITWHGETPDNVYEFCTDTFVVEDGVITTQTFAGKIESK
- a CDS encoding methyl-accepting chemotaxis protein, with protein sequence MFLLGSYTGTESLLTGATFTAVPTEHALAGTGIILGFALAALAPWFSRRIRSALASVGLMTCSAILVYFSGGFIEAHFHFFVIVGVIAVYEDWVPFVAGVLYVAVEHGIFGMSYPEMVYNHPDAVARPMGWAVVHAVFLLALSGALVTNWFSIERSREETKQKMQNLEDSQEAKAKVERLNDQLVVQADELATAMDAVSEGDFTASPPEETDIEAIEEISDAFVEMKRELSATIVDLRDFATTVEQTTQSVHDDAETLERTQRQLAADVRTFATDVREQAHDLESTTDELSSLSATIEEIAANADQVSDEASSAAAAAESGTGTATDAIEAIENIEQSISELAELVESLDARMDDVSKSTDLIESIAEQTNTLALNANIEAARASSGSEGFAVVANEVKSLADETQNHSSAIEQTIDETVEDVERVQEEMQQTKVQIQTGKSTTTDAGEAFADVTEIVEGVDVSVDEVAAATDDGARTTEEVVDAIIRVADRSRDIAEQSDTLASQAEARATTISEIRAQLGELRGQTGGLQDQLGTFECEMPADD
- a CDS encoding CaiB/BaiF CoA transferase family protein; the protein is MTGEARTPEGETGPLDGLTVVDASRVLVGPFCTMQLGDLGADVIKIERPGVGDQTRGWRPPSYGDTEESAYYLSINRNKRSATLDFSTDAGREVFRDLVGEADILVENFRVGTMEQWGLGYEDLRAENPELVYCSLSGYGEWGPHKDRPAYDIMMQAEGGMMSITGEEDGPPVRVGVAIADIGAGMYATQAILAALLHRELGDGTGQKVDVSLLDGQVAWMSYMASNYFATGTPPRRMGSKHPTITPYQAFETRDDYAVVACASEHIWPRFCAAFDLPNLVDDERFATNADRVDNRDALDSILATELATYTTDEVVSRCREHDVPVSPVNDMEDVFDHPQVDARRMHQTVEHPTAGTVEMAGCPMHFSETPTSIRRHPPLLGEHTEEVLSEYGYAPEDIEYLHDVGAI